The nucleotide sequence AAGTTACAACAAGGTCCAAATGAAGACATGAGATTGCATTTTCCAACTACATACCGAATTCCAGGTACAAGGTGCAAGAAATTCAAATTAGATGCCCTAACTAGATTACACTGCACCTTGTCCATTCCTGGATATAGATTTAGATCATCTGTTGTATTCATATGTTAAATGCTTGGTCACTGACATAGGTCCAAATGTGATTTGATATTTGCAAAGATTATTTGTAAGGAAAACAGGATGAAAAGAAAGCAACAAATAAGATAAACCATAAGGCAAACATAGTCCTTCAAACCAGTGTCACACCAATTTGGGAAGAAAGGATATTGCAGGAGGTCAACAAATAATCGGATTAACAAGAGATATATTTTGTAAGGTAGTATCATTATTACCTCTGGAAGCGAAACCTATATGACTTCATTGAATGTGATTGAAATCGTTCCCTCAGCTCCGCAATCACAGACCTGACCTGAAAATGTCTTTGCCAGAAGAAAGCAAATAAAATGAGATATTCCAAACATTATGACAACTAATAACTACGTGTAAACAAGAAAAAATGTCAACAAAAACCCTTAAACAGCAGAACTAATAtaatccaaaagaaaaaaaataaagaaataactGATGGTCAAGCAAAGGAAGTGCCTACCGATGTCAACTTTGAGTACTCTGCATCTGATAGTGACTTCACCGACGAATTGTCCAAGAGATAAAGCTGGCACAACATAAAAGAATTTCAGACGAGTTCAGTTGACAACTGTAAACCAAGTTAACAATTAGCATTTTAGGCATACAAAAGCACCAAGATAAAATCACAATGTCATCAGCAAAGAGAGCAAATAATGCCTTCATGccggaaaaaaataaataaataaagcacAACAAAAATCACTTTGAAGTACAAAGCAAGAAGGCATCAAATATGTTTCCTAACAGGTAAACCAAGACGGTATTTGCTAAAAATGTTTTATCCAAGCATATAGGTTGGGTGACGGCATAGAAGACAACATCTTGTTGACAAAATCAAGAATGCATAGCTACCGAGGACTGGCAATTAAGTACTTAGCTTACAGCTCATTGCAGACAAACGGAAAATGTACAAAATACCATAAGCAACTTAACAATTGCAATGCCAATCTAAGATTATAGAGATCTCAGGGAGTAGAAGACACAACAAGAAAGGTACTGATAGCAACAAACCATCACACATCTAATAGTTTGGACTACTTTACAAGCCCACATGCATGCACCTAAGCTTGAAGAAGATTATACAAGGGCTTCCAGTTTGTAATATAATACCTCCCCAAATGGTACATATGAAGGTAAATAAGGGACTCTGCGCCATGTGCGGCTATCCCCATTTTTTGTGGAGCTTTTTTTAGCTGACTTCCCACTTGGTGCTACACCCAGTGGCTCTTTACCAGTTTCTGAGATAGGCTTAAGAGATATACCATCAGAACCTTCTTGTATTTCAAGAGACTGTGGTTCTACCATGTCATCATCTACTACAGTTGCTGCAACAGAATCTGATTGAGAAGATGTCTCCACAGAATCAACTTTCTTTGCTCTGTATTTGTTAAATTGTCTTCTTATGCCTTCTAAGGGAACAAGCTTTGAAAGTCTCCACATAGAAGTCTGCACAGGTCCCAAACCCAGAACCAACTGTTCGCCACCATTCTCTTTGCGTTGTCCTACTACTTCCTCACTTTTTAACATGGATATCCTGGTAGTTCCGGTTTCAGCAGGCACTGAAGGAGATTGTGCGTTATAATGATGAAAATAAGCAGGAGACAGGATGCGAGGCACCAGATCTTCAGGAATGCAGTAACTCTTGAAGTAATGCTGCCATCCCTCTCTACTAACATAACTACAAGAAAATAGATGATAAAAAACGGAGATTTAGTTATGCTGGAATAAGAGAATAGAGACACGAATAATCTTTGCTAACTACGAAATACCAGAAAAAGACAGTTGGAAAAGGGCAAGAAACCTACTCTCTTAAAGCTGCATTCCCAACAGGGGGCTGGGAAAATGTGATGCATTTGACTTTAACATTTCCATTCTCCtttaatgaagaagaagaagaagcgacCACCCTCAAAATAGCAAGGGTAGCTAATACTGCTACCTACATCGTCCAAAGAGCAAAGATAGTATGAGTTCGAACCAATAACAAGCAAAGAGATCACTAACAAGTAAACTGTCAAGCAAAACAGCTAACGGACTTACTGCTCCACCAAGTGAGTGACCACATAACACAAGGTTCCGTTTTTTCTTTTGAGCAAGCCTGTACAACTCCAACGCAGGTATCCCTTTGGCACGAGCCAAGAACCCCTAAAGATAACATTTTGAAAAGACAGCATGTTAGAAAAATCGGCGCATTACACAAGAGCGCGTGATTTCGTGGGTGGGACTGCAATCATACCCGATGTGCGGCAGGTTTAGCTTTATTTGCTTTTGATTCAAGAGGATTCCACAAATTTTCtccatttccctttcctttttcaGGTGGATTACATTTAGTAGTTTCAGTCCCATTAGTATCCTCCACTACATCCTCATGAAATATAGCACCTTGAAATATGTTTGCATCCGCCATCACATCCCTTCGCagaataacaaacaaacaaacaaacaataattATCGACGTAACAAATAGAAATTCTGGATGAATTAATCGAATTCAAATGGTTCTTACTTGTACTGCTTGGTTCCAATGAAAGAAGCAAACAATGTATCACCGGATTCCGCCAACAAATAACTACATACACCCAAACGCAAAACAGCTAAAACAATCGACCCCGAGAAGCAAACTTTCAAATCAAACAATCCAAGCAACGAAAAAAATCAAACACCTGTGAGGAACGTGATCCGAAGAAGGTTGAACACGCTCGAGAGAAACAATTTGTCCTCCGAAGTCGGACTTAAACTTATTCACAGCCCAAACCAAGTCCGAAGCAGGTCTCTATCCGAAGCATTGCATCAAAACATTAAGATTGCACACAAGGTGTTTGAATCTTTGATCAAAtgcgacagagagagagagagagagagagagagagagagagagattgaaagCTTTTCACTTTTTTCACTGACCTTGTAAACGCACTCGGAGAGAACCATGCAGCAGAGGATGTCCTGGAGGTCGGAGACGGAGTCGGCCTTGACGGCGGCGCAGAGATCGTGGAGCTGCTTGCGGCGGCGCTCGTACTCCTGGTGGATCCTGCGGCGGTGCTCGCGGCCGCCCTCCTTGCCGAGCCAGGGCCACTTCATCCTCCACTGCAGAGGGCCCCAGGAGACCTTGAGGAGCTTGGCTCGCTGCTCCTTGATCCATGCCTCCACTTTGCTTTGTATCGACTCCATTGGCGATTTGCTAATTTGTTGGTTCGGGATAAACGCCGGCGAAGATCACAAAGCGCGGCGACAGGGATTGTTCCTGTTCGCCTGTctgagttttatttttaaattttataatttaattttaattaccAAAATTAGAGATTGAGATAAAAGAGAGGGAATCGTGTGCGGGTTGTAAAGGCATATGCCAGGGAATCGGATGCATCGAATTAGTAACGTAGCATCGTTGCTCTGCTCGTTACAAATATCTTCTCATTCTTATTAAAGTGAATCCAACTAAAAACATTTTCCAACTAAATGAAAGACGTACCAATTAATCACCAACAAGCTTTTACGTACTCAATTTTGAGTCATCAAACcgccaaaattttattttaaatagtcGAATCTAGATAAACACATCTTTGACAGATTTTATAAAAGACTATTATAGTAAAATGAATAGTCACTCTTTAATTTACAGATCAACTGTTCATCTGTtgactattaaaaaaaatgtaacagTAGATCATTGAAcaaggagaaaagaaagagaatgtTGTTTTAGAAAATGAGTGGGTTGAGTTTGGATTGTTAATAATAGAGTattaaaaaattgttaaaacAAAATGTCCGTTTGGAGATAAAAAGTGAAACTGAGTAATTAAAAGGGAactattattagcactccaaaaatcttaatctacactcctcacaaatgtatatttctttataattatagaaagtttggagtgcacaataagatttttggagtaccGATAACAATTCCCAACTAAAATAGTTTTTTAACACTGTTCACTTGTTAGTTTACcaaaaatttaaccattgacATTTTAACTTTCATAAAAGcgtttgttttattatttaaacatatGAGAAGTgtgttgttttgaaagaaaaaaaagactttACATACCTAAGTTTGACGCACTTCACGCATAACTTTCATAATATTGTTCATTGTTCATTGTTTCATTCTTCCAACAAAAAACACTTCAACTTTAATAGTTTAAAATGGGCCTGCAGGTTTATTCCATATCAAACCGGGCACGGATAAATAGGCCTATCTTTTGGCACCGTCTCATTCTCCTTTCGGGCCTAAAATTCACCATCTCATTTTCCCTTGGATCTCATTTTGGACCTCGAAAgtacacattcaaaacatttaaCGATAGTATTGATATCGCAGATGCTTTACAACAATAACAGAAAACAAGCATGCTTATGCGCTTTGATGAAGGTTTGATCTCCACCGATCACCTTCTAATCATCATCTTCTCAAACAACTAATAATTTAACCCACTGACGCTAttgtttgtattaaaaaataaataaaataaaataacactaAAATATCAATAATGATGCATTAACAAATACTTTCAATGAGAATGATACTTTATTGGTATTCTTCTCCACTTTTAAGGAAATCTTAAGTTCGACTCTTGTTGATAgcaaatttgataccaaattcttATAGCATATTCATTATGTGACTTGGCACATTTCCTTCActgtaaatatatcgttgtaaaCTTATCAAAGTGTTATTCAACTTGTGAAGTATATTGGACCAGCTAATACATAGACATGATTTTAGGTGGATTTAGTCAACCAAGTTTGTAATAATAGTAATTTGCACTTCTTACGCATTGCTCGAAATGTCAGGTGCGAGTGTTCTCCAGCCCACTCCAAATTAGAATTCTTTTTTATCAAATAGCCAAAGCTCTATCTCACTCTGCTCCCAAACAAGATGGCTCAGTCTATCCCAATTTTAGCGACTGCATCCGTTTAAAATAAACCCAAAAGTTTCTCTAATTGAAAGTAATTGCATATCACAAATTTGAATTAtgtctgtttgtaccatacttgggaccttcgtatttagacctcgtataaatacttgggggactcaaatataattatgtaattaatgaaggggcaaatatgtaataagtgaggagtcattcttctataaaatgactcttcactctcctcattaaggggaCCAAGTTTTAGGCCAAGATTGAGGGCAAGGCTTAGGCCACAGAAAATAGGTTAGAGAGTACACtacctctagccttcttgtatattcaccattcagagtgaaacgatatcaacatcagtatggacgtagccaaaacattgaggtgaaccacgatacatcttgtgttctttactttcttgcaaattcacggtcgaatttacgttgttccaagacctctcgattttgtgcatcaacaatgtcAGTTGACTAGAACAATGTATCTGCTCTCTTACATCAAGTTCGTATCCTCGTCCACATAAAGGCTTTGTATATCTTTGTATGGGTTCTCTCTGCCAGCCGTGAAGTTAAGGGCGGCCAAGGTTGTTTGTACATAGGAAAGATGTGCCAAAATGCATGCGCTAGGCTGTGGCATGGGttgaaagatatgtatgcactGTATACCATTTAGTGGCACGAGCACACCTACAAGTCCCATTCTTAGAAAGCCCCACTAAACAATTTGTGAAGGGACCATTGTATCCAAAAGAGATTTTCACAAACCTCATCTGAAAGAGATTTTCACGATTACTCAGTTTGAAGAGAATCTACCTTACAATTAGAGAATTTATTATGGgacaaaagatttttttttttaatcatttacGGCCTGTGATGAATACAATTCTAAATAATAAACATAATAATAATACTTAtcttaacaaaaacaaaactcgCTTCACTAATTACACACAACAATCATATACTTGATGACACATCAGATTTTCTCGTCCGCTCAAGTAATAACATTTAACTCGCTTCGTATATAAATTCTATTACACTCTATTCAATAGTTGTGTTAAATGACAAATTGAGATGGAGTACAAATTCAACAACCGATAATCACATATTTGTACCGAAGCAAGAACCACAATGTAAAAGGTGCCTACGaaaaactattttattatttggattcataaactcTACTAAACTCTATATTCAATATTATACTAAAAATACCCATCTTTTGCAGGTTAGCAGCTCACTGACATCTTGAAAGAAGTTGTATagtttttctctttattttaatttttaatttttctatttataaTCAGCATTGCATCACTATGACATGGCCCATGCAGAATTGACCACTTTTCTATAATTGCTAGATTTGAATATTAGGTGGTCGGCAGTCCAGATGACGAAGGTGACTGATATTTAAATCGCCAGATAGCTTCGAATTTTCTTCAACTGGAAATATAAATCTCAGTGAAAGCGAAACAtgtcaatcacattattattaatttattatgaGATTAACtacattttttcatttttaatataaataatattgtttgtgttttttttttaaagatatatatatattgtttgggTTAAGAAATCTTCGCCTGAACATATATAACAAAATGTTATTGGCGTTTCAAAAAAAGTTGCATGCATTTCTTTATGTGCATAACAAAATTCTCGTGTTCTTATAAAATGGAAAGGGTCCGATCCCCTTCACCAAATCTTCCTTCTCAAACAATTCGGATTCTTGGAATTTGATCGAacagttaaagttattataacttttaaagggggctcatgtttgtagtcgttggatcaaatttcaaggatatTAGTTGATGAGtaggatttggtggaagggatccggagaggatccctttccttataaaatgaatgtttgATCATTTTTGTTTGGGTGTtaataaattgtagcaatggtccctcaattttaatcaaattggagcaatggtccctcaaataaaaattcattaccattgattTCTcatctcatcaaaatgtgtagataTGATTCTTTTTgtcaacttcgtcagaattttgtGAGAATAAGAATAAGTTACGTTAGAATAACCATTGCTACAACGATGTATATCACTCgatattataattttaatacaaaatttaaccgttACAAATAAGATTTAACTACTAATTTTTTGAaagatttttatcacaaatggtcaaTGAGATTgaccaaactcatcattttagtccctcactttcaaaatcaatcaatgtcgtcCCTAACATTCACCACCtcacatcaatttggtcattccgttaagatTCTGTCAACAATTCAATTAGTTTGTATGTACGACCCACAAATCCAATCAAatggtgacacgtggattacacaaaataagggtttttatcgctaatggtccctgacattgatcaaactcCTTATTTTAGTCTCTAAGTTTCAAAAATCGATAAATTTTGTCCCTGACTTTTACTACCGCGCATCAATTTATTTCCTCCGTTAATATGGTCCCACTAATCCAATTATATagctgtttgggcccaaaataacagtttgggccgagaGAGGAATCACTTTCGGCCCGGGAAGACGTACGGCGAGAGGGTCATGGggcgttcagctcatgggcttctaagcctaggtcggttaaatcagagtgcaagtcgagtcctaatacaatagggaccctcgacgagatcagtaaaactagaaggcgaatccggctcagttaaggactagattcgtagtcctaacagagataggactgatcgaggtaatgttaatccggagagggaaacctagttcgaataggattggaactcgggctcggtgttctgctactataaatacaagacattcagcaatggaaaagacacacaaaaatcaatacaaaattgccctgcgcaaactctcacaacttgagatctttttcttttcctttttcgctgacacatcttccgttggcatcaacagcactgtggaagcaaccggtggtatcttaagtcggcatagatagctctgtcaccgtagagtcggtcggtctcgcaatatcttccgttggcatcaacagcactgcggcgagaacggtcggttacctatccaagtctcggtcgagaagggttttcgaatccttggtggtcgaggtcatctcattagccttctcggcgaggtgaggtgtcacagttattacattcggcacattgcaagccgaattcggttcgtgaactttgtaagaaatagcagccttgtcttcaggctcgagaacccaagaggccgagacgtgttcctttctcggccgcaatcgcaagacgcagaagtcagtagcgcgacttaacacagcatcatcaaatttactcctcggccgagcctcggccgacgagttggcacgccccgcaatcaccgaaggacgtagttagcttagaatatactcggcctgcgcgccacgtaggctttgtagtttctagggtcaacaataGCTCAACGTGGATTAAGTATAAGAAACTATTTTTTCAAGAGTATTCCATGCTGACATTTTTCTCGCATCCCACAACcccaattggaaaaaaaaatcaatctaaATTCgataaaatcaaatccaaattcaattcaaatttgttAGGATTTAGGATTATAACCAACTAGAGAGATGAAGAGTAAGTTCAGGAGGCCAAGTACTTTAGTAATGTCATGGTGCCTTCCTTTTCCTCTTGAGCATACCCTGATGAAGACAACAAtgactttttttcttcttttagttttggtttttagtatcttattttacttttagttttaaatcttaaaaaaaaaaatttcttataGTTAATTCATGTGGTGTCATATGATTTGATTAGTGGGagaaaaaaatttgacaaaattttaacGGAATAATTAAATTGATTTGCAGTATTGAAAGTCAAAGACCAAATTTATCGATTTTTGAAACTaagggaccaaaatgaggagttggaTTAATGTCAGAGACAATTTGCGATAAAAACTCTTATTTTGTGTAATCTACGTGTCACAATTTCATTGGATTTGTGGGTCCCACATATAAACTAACATAATAGTTGACGAAA is from Malus sylvestris chromosome 5, drMalSylv7.2, whole genome shotgun sequence and encodes:
- the LOC126622072 gene encoding uncharacterized protein LOC126622072; translation: MESIQSKVEAWIKEQRAKLLKVSWGPLQWRMKWPWLGKEGGREHRRRIHQEYERRRKQLHDLCAAVKADSVSDLQDILCCMVLSECVYKRPASDLVWAVNKFKSDFGGQIVSLERVQPSSDHVPHSYLLAESGDTLFASFIGTKQYKDVMADANIFQGAIFHEDVVEDTNGTETTKCNPPEKGKGNGENLWNPLESKANKAKPAAHRGFLARAKGIPALELYRLAQKKKRNLVLCGHSLGGAVAVLATLAILRVVASSSSSLKENGNVKVKCITFSQPPVGNAALRDYVSREGWQHYFKSYCIPEDLVPRILSPAYFHHYNAQSPSVPAETGTTRISMLKSEEVVGQRKENGGEQLVLGLGPVQTSMWRLSKLVPLEGIRRQFNKYRAKKVDSVETSSQSDSVAATVVDDDMVEPQSLEIQEGSDGISLKPISETGKEPLGVAPSGKSAKKSSTKNGDSRTWRRVPYLPSYVPFGELYLLDNSSVKSLSDAEYSKLTSVRSVIAELRERFQSHSMKSYRFRFQRIYDLCMKDDTSPFSAIEQLQQFPHLQQWLGLAVAGTVELGHIVESPVIRTATSVAPLGWNGIPGEKNGDPVKVDITGYGLHLCTLVHAQVNGNWCSTTVESFPSTPAYSSNYGENLELQKMRVLIGAPLKQPPKHQMEADSMMHVYSAIDSNTANLNREHTSGPFHEEKSMRPEGLSEFFIFCTSDFTTVSKEVHVRTRRVRLLGLEGAGKTSLFKAILSQGRITHITNIENLLPETDAQEGISLGVCFCDSTGVNLQELNLEATLFRDELWTGIRDLNRKTDLIVLVHNLSHRIPHFNHSNGSQQKPALTLLLDEAKSLGIPWVLAVTNKFSVSAHQQKAAIDAVVQSYQASPRTTGVINSCPYVTPSAASTNLSWGATTGDADGRMGAQSLFFAPINFVKRPFQKKEIILPVEGVNSLRQVVHHVLRSHEEAALQELARDRLLVEVARERAIAMGRDSQAKSNSLTSAAVGASLGAGLGIVLAVVMGAASALRKP